A window of Glycine soja cultivar W05 chromosome 2, ASM419377v2, whole genome shotgun sequence genomic DNA:
aaaagttatattaccaataatttttattgattgacaacaaaaaatattttataatgatgGTGCataaagagaagaaagagagaagtgagagagaaaaagataCAAGGAGAAAGATGAGAGGGAGAAAGAGTAGAGAGAGGAAACATAAAATAGAATAGAGAGCAAAAAGGATGACACCATAGAAAAATTATACATcacattattataaataaaaaaagattaaaagatgaTTTTTTGATACAGTAAAcaaatatcatcttatttttaaagattaaaatcatatttaatctttgttaacaatttaaaatgatttatcatTTGATTTGAAAAGATGACTTATTACTAGCACTTATTTGGTTTAAAGTgagtaaaataagttttaaaagataaatgcaAATGCAAGTTACAACCAATAAATagagtttaataattttataaaaaaatcccaatttagttttatttaattttcctaAGCATTATCTATAAATACCCcattaagaaaaagaattgGGTAGAGTCGGGTGGGATAAGTACAAGTTCATAAGAATTGGGAAGGTGATGAAACTAATCGATGAGCAGCAgtgaaaaaaaacttgtttgaaccccaatgattaattattaatcaaattcaattcaatGACCAACCAATCTTCTTCGCCCTCTTTACTTTGCGCTTCTTTCAACCAGGACCACAGGTAGGTCAATTCTCTTTCAAATCATGAATCCTGATTTTACCTTTAAGTTCGCTTgatatctttcttttttcactGCAGTTACTTTGCCGTTGGCACCAGAGATGGTGTTAGAATATTTGATGCTAATACAGGAAGGCTTTGTTATGAAAGAGGTAAATTCAGTTCCTTTAATTAATCACCTTttttcttgttaattttttcCCCCTTCCTTCGTGTAGCGGTTGGAGCTTTTGTTATTGCTGAGATGCTGTTTAGCTCCAACCTTCTTGCTATCGTTGGAGCTGGTCATCAGGTACTGTACTGTAATCAAACTACCTTACCGTGTGTGCTTGGGCCTGTGCCTGGGCCTGGGCTCGGGCTCGGGCTCGGGCTCTGATAGTGTGTTGTTGTTTTGACTGATGCATGATGCACGTGCAGCCATCTTTGTCTCCTCGCCGTCTTTGTTTATTCAATACAACCACTGGAGCTGCTCTTAGAGAATTGAATTTTCTAACTTCCATACTTGCTGTTCGCATGAATAGACAAAGGTCAAACCTCCCATCTTCACTAGTgcacttttcttctttttagttTAGTCTCGGTTTAGGTTTACCAATGCTTCCTTATTAAAATGTTAAACAACATTACTTTCAACTATGTTGTGTTTTTATTATTGGAATATGAAGTGGGCATCAAACGAAATGAAGCTCGGGTTGGGGTGGTTTTATGAAGTTGATTGCTTGACACTCTgattatttatgaatatattatGATTAGGGCATCACGCTATTTTCCTAATACTTAGTGTAGCACTGCCAAATTCTTGGTCACTAAGATTACTCTAATCTCTCGTTTTCTCTATAATGCAGACTCATTGTCATTTTACAAGACaaagcatatatatatgaaataaatagtCTCACAATCTTGGATACTATTGACACAGTGCCAAATATTAAAGGTGAGGCTGGAACCAATATGTGATATTATTTCATTCAATAAGGAGACATTAATTGTTGACTTGCAGTTCTTACTTGTTAGATTATTATTCTATTCTCAATTGGAGTGTGACAAACATGGtgaattaaacttttaattatgCCAACCAACAGCTATATTATGCATATACTTTTCTGAGGCAATTTTCCCTGCAGGACTTTGCGCTTTTTCCCCTAGTTTGGATGCATGTTACTTGGCTCTTCCTGCCAGTACTACCAAAGGATCTGCATTGCTATATAATGTCATGGAATGCCATTTACACTGTGAGGTTATACATAAATTTCCTTCTGAAtagttttatataataaataaatgactttGTTACCATAATATTCGCTAATTCTTTTGCTTTTTACCTTCTCTATCATATAGCCTAGTGAGATGATGAAAACTGACAAATATTCTGCTTCatggttttcaatttttaataataatttatattattcaatGCTTTCATGATTTGGCATTTCTTGtttatttgaatgaaaattattgtcattattttatggaatttcaaaaactagttatgttAATATATTCGTCATTGACATGGACTGTATGCTGTAAATGCCTACTTGAGGTATTGTGGGATTTCCTTCTTTAGGGAGCACAGTAGGAAAAAGTTTTGGGTTTTACTGCACATCCGTAATTGACTTATTTCATTGTTTTATTATCTGGcagtaatattttctttttaatactacataTGAACTAATATATGGTTGTTTATATCTTTTACTTATATTCATGAACATTATTATAAAACCTGAATTACAGATTGAGGCTCATCGTTCACCATTAGCTGCAATGGTTCTTTCTTCTAATGGAATGTACATAGCTACAGCATCTGAGCAAGGGACCATAATCAGAGTCCATTTGGTGTCAGATGCAACAAAGGTGATGAATGAGagtcaattttgtaaatactGATAGGGAGTATTAATGGTATCAGCCATTATTTCTTGCATCTTTCTGTGTTTTCTCtccttaaaattgaaaacaaaatgattttggTTATAAAAGATCAGATTATGATACAATTATCTGGCAGGTCCCTTTAATATCATGTCAAAACACACAGGCCTTTTACTCAGTTTTTACCTTGAGAATCCAGTCCCTAATTTGTTTGTTCATGGGACCAAATATTTTTGTGTCAATAGTGctctttattattttgttttccatCATCATTCTTTGAAGTAATTCATACATGAGTTATATTCTTTATGGATTGATTATATACCTTGTAGccgttttttatcttttaattttgtgttcaattttgCATCAAGTGTAGAACCAGACTGATGTTTTCTCCGCAGTCATATAGCTTTAGAAGGGGGACATATCCGTCTACTATATTTTCTGTTTCATTTGGACCATCAAAGCGGCTTCCAGATATTCTTGCAGCCTCAAGTTCTTCTGgttctattcatcttttcactcTTGGATTTGCTTCACGTCCAAGGTATTTAAAATTTCCCCCCCTCTTTCCCATCTATTAGACTACTTTATTGTTCTACTCAACTCAAGTTAATATGTCATGTAAATTTAGGTTGCTGTGGATTACTGAAGGTAAAGCCAGcctgatttaaatttaaagcaaACATTAATTATTGCGTTTGACTTAGTCACCAAATAGTACTGAATGGAAGATGTGGATGTCCTATTAATTATTGTGTGATAAATGTGTACAAGTGCAACCTTTGCTGTAGCTGATTTTAGTTTTccatataattttgattttggacaagcttccttttctctttgaaaaaaatgtgatatttttttcccttaattattttgattcctCTGAAGTGGATTTGGGAAGTCAGCTTATGTATATTTGATGACTTCAGCAGTAGCAAGAGATCAAGTGGTTTTCTTGGATCAATAATTCCTGATGCTGTGCATGATGTGCTGGATCCTGCTCATCATCATGTACTACATAATGCTGTCCCTGCAGGGGTCAAAAGGTGAAGTATTTTGATGTTATGTATCTAGATTCATGACTTATTTaagatctttttatttttattttttttatattgacctGTTTAAACCTTGGAACT
This region includes:
- the LOC114394782 gene encoding autophagy-related protein 18b-like isoform X2, whose protein sequence is MTNQSSSPSLLCASFNQDHSYFAVGTRDGVRIFDANTGRLCYERAVGAFVIAEMLFSSNLLAIVGAGHQPSLSPRRLCLFNTTTGAALRELNFLTSILAVRMNRQRLIVILQDKAYIYEINSLTILDTIDTVPNIKGLCAFSPSLDACYLALPASTTKGSALLYNVMECHLHCEIEAHRSPLAAMVLSSNGMYIATASEQGTIIRVHLVSDATKSYSFRRGTYPSTIFSVSFGPSKRLPDILAASSSSGSIHLFTLGFASRPSSKRSSGFLGSIIPDAVHDVLDPAHHHVLHNAVPAGVKSYAVIRKVENVTNSSSSELLACRAIMSVITYNGYFQEYNLSIDAHNELSWSLGRQFNLLTVTMDKAS
- the LOC114394782 gene encoding autophagy-related protein 18b-like isoform X1 → MTNQSSSPSLLCASFNQDHSYFAVGTRDGVRIFDANTGRLCYERAVGAFVIAEMLFSSNLLAIVGAGHQPSLSPRRLCLFNTTTGAALRELNFLTSILAVRMNRQRLIVILQDKAYIYEINSLTILDTIDTVPNIKGLCAFSPSLDACYLALPASTTKGSALLYNVMECHLHCEIEAHRSPLAAMVLSSNGMYIATASEQGTIIRVHLVSDATKSYSFRRGTYPSTIFSVSFGPSKRLPDILAASSSSGSIHLFTLGFASRPSSSKRSSGFLGSIIPDAVHDVLDPAHHHVLHNAVPAGVKSYAVIRKVENVTNSSSSELLACRAIMSVITYNGYFQEYNLSIDAHNELSWSLGRQFNLLTVTMDKAS